Within bacterium, the genomic segment TGCGCCTCGGCGCGAACATCGATCTGGAGGACGCTTCCAATGGCCTGCGCCGGCGAGTTTTTCCCCGACGAAATGACGAAGGAGATGCTCGAAGCCCTGGGGCGATCGTTCCAGAGAAGTCGAATGCTCCTGTCCGCCGTGGACCTCGACCTGTTCCGCGCCGTCGGGACGGAGGGCCGCACGGCCGTGCAGATCGCCGAAGCGCTGCACATCGATCCGCGCGCCACGGACAGGCTGATGAACGGCCTCGTCGTTCTCGGTATTCTGGAGAAGGAAGGCGGGCACTTTCGTAACACGCCGGTGGCGGCGCGCTATCTGGACAGTTCCTCTCCGGACTTCATGGTGATGCTTCGCCACCTCTCCGCCATGTGGGATCGATGGGGAACATTGACGCAGGCCGTTCGAGCGGGGCGCAGCGTCGTGCACAAGCCAATCGAGCAGCGCGACCCCAAGAACACCGAAGCGTTCATCGACGCCATGCACTATCGCGGCAAAGCCGACGCCAAGGACGTTGCGGCGAACATCGGATGCGAGAATGTGTCCCACGTGCTCGATGTCGGTGGAGGCAGCGGTGTGTACTCGATGGAGATCGTTCGTGGACGAAGCGATGCCAAAGCTACCGTGCTCGACCTGTCGCGCGTGACCGAGATGACGCGCAAGTACGCAGCGCTCGAAGGCCTGTCCGACCAGATGCACACGATCGAAGGCGATTACCTCGAGACCGACTTCCGCCACGGATACGACCTGATGCTGATGTCGGCGATTCTCCACATCAACTCGCCGGATCAGAATCGCCTGCTGTTGAGGAAAGCCTTCGAGGCTCTGGTGCCCGGCGGCCGCGTCGTGGTGATGGAATTTCTGTTGGAAGAAGATCGCATCCATCCGCCGCACGGGGCGATTTTCGCACTGAACATGCTGACGGGGACGGAGTGCGGCGATGCGTATACCGAAGCCGAAATCCGTCACTGGATGGAAGGCGCAGGTCTCACGAACATTGAACGGAAAGAATCCATCGGCCGCGCGTCGATGTTGATCGGCCACAAAAACTGACCTGGAGGTCTATTGCAAATGGAGAACGAAAACACGACGCCGCGCATCGATGGCCGCATGCCCGCGGACTTGCGAGAGATCAAGATTACGCCGAACTACCTGCGATTCGCAGAGGGCTCGGTTCTGATGGAATGGGGAAACAACAAGATCATCTGTGCAGCCACCGTGGCGCCGAACGTCCCGCCCTGGATGATTGGCAAAGGCGAAGGTTGGGTCACCGCCGAGTACTCGATGCTGCCGCGCTCCGGCAAGCAGCGCAACGTGCGCGACGTCTACCGCAACTACCCGAACGCGCGTGCGATTGAAATCCAGCGCCTGATCGGCCGAGCCCTGCGAGCGGTGTGCGACATGTCGGCCTTTGGCGAGCGCATGATCACGATCGACTGCGACGTTGTCGAGTCAGACGGCGGCACGCGCACCGCCTCGATTACCGGTGGATTCGTCGCGCTTGCACTTGCGATCGAAAACCTGCGCAAAGCCGGCCAGATCGGAAAGAAACCGATCATCAAAGATTACCTGGCCGCCGTCAGCGTCGGCATCGTCGAAGGTCGCGCCGTCTCCGACTTGAACTACATGGAAGACTCGCAAGCCGAGACCGACATGAACGTCGTCATGACCGGCTGCGGCGACTACGTCGAAATCCAAGGCACCGCCGAAGAAAACCCCTTCAGCGCCACCCAACTCCAGGACCTCCTCGGCCTGGCAAAGGACAGCACCCAGAAACTCATCGCGATGCAAAAGGAAATTGTGACGATTGAAGTGGAGTAGGGAACTCGTTGGCCACCAGTACAGATCCGGAAGCAAGGCACTCACAGACTTCCGCCTTTTGACAATGGGTGGCAGATCTCTGAGGTTCTGTTACTTGGAATGGGTCATCCGCGAATTCTCTGATTGCGGTCCGACTGGGATTTTGAGATGGAGGCGTAAATGAAATGGCTTTGCCGCTAACGCTAGCAGATTTCGGGAGGGGGCTCCAAAATGCTCGACAAAATCATCGAGGGCTACTTGCTGGACTTTAAGGAAGATCACATGCTGACCGATCTTCCTGATGCTGAAGCTTTTGAGAAGCTGGTGAACTACGCCATCCTCTCCCGCTTCTCGCCTGGGAGTGTCGATGTCGACTGCATGGATACAGGGCAAGGAGACGATTTCCATATCGATGGCATTGCGATCCTGGTCAACGGCAACCTCATATCGACAGAGGCCGAACTCGCTGGGATCATTAAGAATCGAAAGAACATCTCCGTCGACTTCATATTCACTCAGGCGAAGACCAGCCCGACCTTTTCGCTAGGCGATATCCTCAAGTTTGGCCACGGAGTCTCTGCCTTCTTCTCCGAATCTGCCGATAAGCCGATGACCGACAAGGTGCGCGTTTTTTGCAGGCTCAAGGATGAACTGTATAAGAACAGCATAAGATTCTCAAACAGTCCTGAGTGTCATGTCTTCTTTGTCTCCACAGGGACCTGACAGGGCGACAAGAACATCGAGCACGGAAGGAAGAGCATTGAGCATGAATTGTTTGAGACGGACCTTTTCTCAAATGTGACCTTCCAAATGGTAGATCGAGAACGAATCAAAGTCTACTACAGGGAGCTCAAGAATAAGAGCGTAAAAACCGTCGAGCTTGATCAGTACTGTGACATACCCACTGTTACCAAGGTCCGGGAATCACTCCTTGGAGTCGTATCAGCAAAGGAATTTGTCAAACTTATTAGCGATGGAGATGGCAACCTATCACGAGGCATATTCTTCGAGAACGTGCGCGATTTCCAGGGCATGAATCAGGTAAATCAAGAGATTTACGACACAATTCGGGATGAATGCCGAAGTGATCGATTCTGTCTTCTGAACAACGGAGTGACGATCGTAGCAAGAGATCTATTGAAGACCGGCAAAGTCTTCCGCTTGACGGATTTCCAGATTGTTAACGGGTGCCAAACAAGCAATATTCTCTACTCGGCACGGAATCTCGTATCTGATGCAGTCCACCTTCCCGTGCGAATCATAGTCACGGATGATATTGATGTGATTTCCGAAATCGTGTATGCGAACAACCGGCAGACTACGGTTCTCCAGGAGGCATTTCATTCCCTTACACCGTTTCACAAGGACCTTGAGGAATATTACCGAGCTTGTCGAGGCGAGGACAAGAGGCCTCTCCTCTATTACGAGCGCCGGTCGAAGCAATATAGTGGCCAGGATGTGAGGCCGGTGGACGTAATAACTCCCTCTGCTCAGATAAAATCCTTTATCGCCGTATTCTTGGAGGAACCGCATAGCTGTGACGAATATTATGGACAGAGCCTAAGCAAATTCCAGGGAGCCATGTTCGTTGATGGGCATTCCTTCGCTCCCTACCACACAAGCGCACTCATCTGGAATCTGGTAGAGAAGAAGTACAGGGGAGGAGGGCTGAGGGGGATTCAGAAGAGGTTTCGGCCGCACCTTGCGCTCCTGATCAGAAGAGCTTTGGGAGGCGAGGATCTCCCAAACATGCTCTCTGCGAAGAAGATGGAGGCGTATTGTGCATCTCTTCGCCGAGAGCTTCTTCATCCAGAATCCTTTGAGCCCGCCCTTCGCAGTGCAATTCAATCCGTGAAGAATGCCATAGACTCTGAAGCCTCAGGCTTCAGAAGCTTGCATCAGAAGAAGGCATTCACGAGAGCGCTCTGCGGCTCGGCGCAAGAGCGAGGTCCCAATTCGACGAAAAGTGAGGATGACTCCCATCTGAACGAAGAGAAGGAGTACTTTGAGGATCCGTACCTTCTTTCCGGAAAGGTGGAGCGCTATAATCCCAAGCGCGGGTTTGGGTTCATCCGATCAGAGGGGAACAACAAGCTCTATTTTCATATTTCATCTGTAAATGACAAACCCAGGAGCGGCGAACCCCTTCCAGGGCAACGCGTGTACTTCTATGAGGAGTTCTCAACGCCGCTGAACGTGGCGCGAAAAGTCTCCCGTTCTCCTTGATTGGGCCGAGCATACATGCCTATTTGATGGCGTGCTATACGAACGTCTAGTTCTGCCCGGGGCATGCAACTACTTCTGGTATTCAGACAAGGTGCTGAGGGTGCCGTGAGCTTACCTGTCACATCTCGCCTGCGGCGATGGCGATGAGGCTGGCGGCGGACCAGGAGAAGTGTTCCTTCGAGTTCGCGCCGCGTTTGCCGGTCTTTGAGTTGTAGTTTTCGTGAATGCCGTTCATCATGGCCATGGAGAGAATCCGGCGGCGGGCTTCGTCGATTCGCTCGCGATAGTCGGGATCGAGCACGTCACGGTGGCGTTCGAGCGTGGCGAGCATGAAGAACGCCTGGTCGAGCCACACGGGGCCGCGCCAGTAGCCGCTCGCGCCCGCTGCGTCGTACTTCGCGTGCGAGTACGCGATCGTCGGGAACGGGTAGGGACCGAAGAACTCCGCCTCGTTCAGCAGATGCCTCTGCAGCACATCCCGCGTGCGCTCTGCATCCAACGGCACGCCGGCCCACAGCGGCATGAAGCTGGCCGGCGTCGGGATGCGAACAAATTCGTCCGTTTCGATGTGGCGATCGTAGAACAACGCGTCGCGTTCATCGTACAAATTCTCGACGATGAGTTCCG encodes:
- a CDS encoding AIPR family protein, translating into MFETDLFSNVTFQMVDRERIKVYYRELKNKSVKTVELDQYCDIPTVTKVRESLLGVVSAKEFVKLISDGDGNLSRGIFFENVRDFQGMNQVNQEIYDTIRDECRSDRFCLLNNGVTIVARDLLKTGKVFRLTDFQIVNGCQTSNILYSARNLVSDAVHLPVRIIVTDDIDVISEIVYANNRQTTVLQEAFHSLTPFHKDLEEYYRACRGEDKRPLLYYERRSKQYSGQDVRPVDVITPSAQIKSFIAVFLEEPHSCDEYYGQSLSKFQGAMFVDGHSFAPYHTSALIWNLVEKKYRGGGLRGIQKRFRPHLALLIRRALGGEDLPNMLSAKKMEAYCASLRRELLHPESFEPALRSAIQSVKNAIDSEASGFRSLHQKKAFTRALCGSAQERGPNSTKSEDDSHLNEEKEYFEDPYLLSGKVERYNPKRGFGFIRSEGNNKLYFHISSVNDKPRSGEPLPGQRVYFYEEFSTPLNVARKVSRSP
- a CDS encoding methyltransferase domain-containing protein; amino-acid sequence: MACAGEFFPDEMTKEMLEALGRSFQRSRMLLSAVDLDLFRAVGTEGRTAVQIAEALHIDPRATDRLMNGLVVLGILEKEGGHFRNTPVAARYLDSSSPDFMVMLRHLSAMWDRWGTLTQAVRAGRSVVHKPIEQRDPKNTEAFIDAMHYRGKADAKDVAANIGCENVSHVLDVGGGSGVYSMEIVRGRSDAKATVLDLSRVTEMTRKYAALEGLSDQMHTIEGDYLETDFRHGYDLMLMSAILHINSPDQNRLLLRKAFEALVPGGRVVVMEFLLEEDRIHPPHGAIFALNMLTGTECGDAYTEAEIRHWMEGAGLTNIERKESIGRASMLIGHKN
- the rph gene encoding ribonuclease PH, encoding MENENTTPRIDGRMPADLREIKITPNYLRFAEGSVLMEWGNNKIICAATVAPNVPPWMIGKGEGWVTAEYSMLPRSGKQRNVRDVYRNYPNARAIEIQRLIGRALRAVCDMSAFGERMITIDCDVVESDGGTRTASITGGFVALALAIENLRKAGQIGKKPIIKDYLAAVSVGIVEGRAVSDLNYMEDSQAETDMNVVMTGCGDYVEIQGTAEENPFSATQLQDLLGLAKDSTQKLIAMQKEIVTIEVE